GCACAAACAGCACGGGTATTTGCCGCCAGCAGAGATAGCCCCAGGGAGCCGTCGCCAGCACTAGCAACCCCAATTGAATTCCCCGTTTGCGCCCCTGGCTATCCGTCCACCGTCCCACCGGCTCCCGAAACAGCAACATCCCCAGGGCAAACGCCCCGATCACCCAACCAATCTGCCCATCGCTGGCCCCCACCACCTCCGCCAAATACAACGGCAACGTCGGCAGGAGTAACGTCAACCCCGACCAAAACAGCAATGCCGACCCAAACAGCCGTCCCCAGACGCCGTGGAACACCCCGCCTCCTGTCGCACGCAATTGTTAACAATTGTATCGAGTTAGGCAAAAGCAGTACGACTTCGGCCTAAGGGGTGCAGCGACTACAATGGAAAATGTGCGCTCAGGATGGGAAAACGATGGAATTTGTGACGGTGACCACAGCGCCCCAGGATTGGACGGGTGACTTGCTGTGCGTGGGCTTTTGGCAGGATGAGGTGGCACTGACTGGGGATGTCGCAGCCCTCAACGACCGGCTGGGGAACGCCTTGCAGGAATTCCTGGACGAGACTGAATTCAAGGGCAAGCCTGGTCATGCGCAGGTGGTGCGCCTCGGGGCTGGCAGTCCCGTGAAAAAACTTGCTCTGGTGGGACTGGGCAAGCGCAACGGCAGCTATCTAGAACCCTATCGCCAAGCCGCCGCCGCCAGCGCCAAAGCCGCCAAAACCCACAAGGCCCGGCAGTTGGGTTTGTACGTCCCACCGACCGACCAGCCCGCGGATGCCCTGACCGCCGCCTTGACCGAAGGGATTTTGTTGGCGCTGCACCAGGACAACCGCTTCAAATCCGACCCGGAAGACAAGCCACCCGTGCTGGAACGGGTAGAATTTCTCAGCATTTCCGGCGGGCAAGCCGGCATTGAGCAGGCCCAAAAGGTGGTTTCCGGCGTCATCCTGGCGCGGGAGTTGGTCAATGCGCCGGCGAGTGTGGTCACGCCAACTACCCTGGCGGAAACGGCCCTGTCCCTGGCGCAAACCTACGGGTTTAATGTCACCATCCTGGAGCGCGAAGATTGCCAGCGGTTGGGGATGGGGGCCTTTCTAGGGGTCGCCCAGGGTTCCGATACCCCGCCCAAGTTCATCCATCTCACCTACACCCCCGCCGTCACGCCCAAGAAACGCCTGGCAATCATCGGCAAGGGGTTGACCTTTGACTCCGGCGGCCTGAATCTCAAAACCCA
This region of Gloeomargarita sp. SKYB120 genomic DNA includes:
- a CDS encoding leucyl aminopeptidase: MEFVTVTTAPQDWTGDLLCVGFWQDEVALTGDVAALNDRLGNALQEFLDETEFKGKPGHAQVVRLGAGSPVKKLALVGLGKRNGSYLEPYRQAAAASAKAAKTHKARQLGLYVPPTDQPADALTAALTEGILLALHQDNRFKSDPEDKPPVLERVEFLSISGGQAGIEQAQKVVSGVILARELVNAPASVVTPTTLAETALSLAQTYGFNVTILEREDCQRLGMGAFLGVAQGSDTPPKFIHLTYTPAVTPKKRLAIIGKGLTFDSGGLNLKTQGGIETMKMDMAGAAAVLGCFKVLGQLQPPVQVHGIIAATENMINGHALHPGDILTASNGKTIEVNNTDAEGRLTLADALVYAEKLDVDAIVDLATLTGACIVALGDDIAGLWSTSDDLANELLQASSATGEKIWRMPLEDKYFESMKSPIADMKNAGGRSAGSITGALFLKQFVQKTPWAHLDVAGPVWSEKGNTYSGPGATGFGVRLLVQWLLNQ